One Citricoccus sp. K5 DNA window includes the following coding sequences:
- a CDS encoding acetyltransferase, producing MTRILLVAASGLARETLASIRSSGRDTVVGFLDDDEALHGTVLDGVPVLGGLDEAAGGREKLLLCAGQGHSRAAIEARLAGLGVEVGRYATHVHPSVVIGGGSRIGAGSILLAGCVLTSDVTLGRHTVLMPRTVLTHDDVLGNHVSCAAGTTLAGRVHVGSRAYIGMQASVRQDVRVGEDAVIGMGAVVLQDVPDAQTWAGNPAGPLRRTEPAGVVGQCPGAHASLRTLKGTAS from the coding sequence ATGACACGCATCCTGCTGGTGGCCGCCAGTGGCCTGGCGCGCGAGACTCTGGCGTCCATCCGGTCCTCGGGCCGGGACACGGTGGTGGGCTTCCTCGATGACGACGAGGCGCTGCACGGCACCGTGCTGGACGGTGTCCCCGTGCTCGGGGGCCTGGACGAAGCGGCCGGAGGCCGGGAGAAGTTGCTGCTGTGCGCCGGCCAGGGCCACAGTCGTGCGGCCATCGAGGCCCGGTTGGCAGGGCTGGGCGTGGAGGTGGGGCGCTATGCCACCCATGTGCACCCCTCGGTGGTGATCGGCGGTGGCAGCCGGATCGGAGCGGGGTCCATCCTCCTGGCCGGCTGCGTGCTGACCAGTGATGTCACCCTGGGCCGCCACACGGTGCTGATGCCGCGCACCGTGCTCACGCACGATGACGTCCTCGGCAACCACGTCAGCTGTGCGGCCGGCACCACGCTGGCCGGCCGGGTGCACGTGGGCTCCCGCGCCTATATCGGCATGCAGGCCTCCGTCCGGCAGGACGTCCGGGTGGGGGAGGACGCCGTCATCGGGATGGGGGCCGTGGTGCTGCAGGACGTGCCGGACGCCCAGACCTGGGCCGGAAACCCGGCCGGACCACTCCGCAGAACGGAACCGGCCGGCGTCGTGGGCCAGTGCCCAGGCGCCCACGCCAGTCTTCGCACCCTGAAAGGAACCGCGTCATGA
- a CDS encoding glycosyl transferase family 1, producing the protein MRILICPHQLGMGGSQLNAIEMASAMRHYGHEPLIYSAPGILAELLRDSGLEWAEAPAPDVPGLGWSRRLEEIVRQRHIELIHAYEWRPCLQAAFGAGRQIPLLMSVMSMDVPRFLPTHVPLVVGTPELHQRMLDQGRRAHLLEPPVDMERYRTTDIAAARARFGIPDGALVISIVSMLTTALEKLQGVLEAIRVVDRMAATRPVRLLIAGDGEGLQAVQRRAAAVNAHHGWTVVQPVGFQLDASPAYEAADIVLGMGSSAIKGLAHAKPLVVHGEAGFWRTLDETTAAGFLHSGWYGRGGAGIRDLAGALEPLAESSARRRQLGAFGRDLVATRYDFDRAAEHLAALYVDTALGRPPRAAVARSLARSAATSARYFTSMRFGSVVDREQWAREGAIA; encoded by the coding sequence ATGAGGATTCTGATCTGCCCCCACCAGCTCGGCATGGGCGGAAGCCAGCTGAACGCGATCGAGATGGCCTCGGCCATGCGGCACTACGGCCATGAGCCGTTGATCTACTCAGCCCCCGGCATTCTCGCGGAGTTACTGCGGGACAGCGGCCTCGAGTGGGCCGAGGCCCCCGCCCCTGACGTCCCGGGACTGGGATGGTCCCGGCGGCTGGAGGAGATCGTCCGGCAGCGCCACATCGAGCTGATCCACGCCTACGAGTGGCGGCCCTGCCTGCAGGCGGCCTTCGGCGCCGGGCGGCAGATCCCACTGCTGATGTCCGTCATGTCCATGGACGTGCCCCGGTTCCTTCCCACCCACGTGCCCCTCGTCGTCGGGACCCCGGAACTCCACCAGCGGATGCTGGACCAGGGCCGCCGCGCCCACCTGCTGGAGCCGCCCGTGGACATGGAGCGGTACCGGACCACGGACATCGCCGCGGCCCGCGCCCGGTTCGGGATCCCGGACGGCGCCCTGGTGATCTCGATCGTCTCGATGCTCACCACGGCCCTCGAGAAGCTCCAGGGCGTGCTGGAGGCCATCCGCGTGGTGGACCGGATGGCGGCGACTCGTCCGGTGCGCCTGCTCATCGCCGGGGACGGAGAGGGCCTGCAGGCCGTTCAGCGGCGGGCGGCCGCCGTCAACGCCCACCACGGCTGGACCGTGGTGCAACCGGTGGGCTTCCAGCTGGACGCCTCCCCGGCCTACGAGGCAGCGGACATCGTGCTGGGCATGGGATCCTCCGCCATCAAGGGACTGGCCCACGCCAAACCGCTCGTGGTCCACGGTGAGGCCGGATTCTGGCGGACCCTGGACGAGACCACCGCGGCAGGCTTCCTGCACAGCGGCTGGTACGGCCGGGGTGGGGCCGGCATCCGAGACCTGGCCGGGGCGTTGGAGCCCCTGGCGGAGTCGTCCGCGCGGCGCCGGCAGCTGGGCGCCTTCGGCAGGGACCTCGTGGCCACGCGCTATGACTTCGACCGGGCCGCCGAGCACCTGGCCGCCCTGTACGTGGACACGGCCCTGGGCCGGCCGCCCCGAGCGGCCGTGGCCCGGTCCCTCGCACGTTCCGCGGCCACCAGCGCCCGGTACTTCACCTCCATGCGCTTCGGGTCCGTGGTGGACCGCGAACAGTGGGCCCGGGAAGGAGCCATCGCATGA
- a CDS encoding DegT/DnrJ/EryC1/StrS aminotransferase family protein: protein MTTLTPPTPATQPTSQVTRAVQATQATQATQAARMEADAPDPVPFVDLGAQQREIDAEVQAGLRRVFDTTAFIGGPDVQAFEKEYASFIEVSDCVGVGNGTDALELALRAAGVVPGGEVILPANTFIATAEAVSRIGAVPVLVDVDPQFLLIDPEAALAALTARTQAVMPVHLYGQTAFVERIRPQAERAGVAVIEDAAQSQGAFRHGRMAGSLGLAAGTSFYPGKNLGAAGDAGAVMTNDPELAARVRVLGEHGSPSKYRHSTVGMNSRLDTVQAVVLRAKLARLDRWNEGRRAAAARYAELLRPLADSGDVWLPTAAQGNHHVWHLYTVQLENRDAVLEALRAAGIGAGVHYPVPVHLTGAYGHLSLTRGAFPVTEAAADRLLSLPIFPHITVEQQERVVAALGRAVGRSRSTSVATP from the coding sequence ATGACCACCCTCACACCGCCGACGCCGGCCACCCAGCCAACCTCCCAAGTCACCCGAGCCGTCCAGGCCACACAGGCCACCCAGGCCACCCAGGCCGCCCGGATGGAGGCTGACGCTCCCGACCCGGTCCCCTTCGTGGACCTCGGCGCCCAGCAGCGCGAGATCGACGCCGAGGTCCAGGCCGGCCTGCGCCGCGTCTTCGACACGACTGCCTTCATCGGCGGGCCGGACGTCCAGGCGTTCGAGAAGGAGTACGCCTCCTTCATCGAGGTCTCCGACTGCGTGGGCGTCGGCAACGGCACGGACGCCCTCGAGCTGGCGCTGCGGGCCGCCGGGGTGGTGCCCGGGGGAGAGGTCATCCTTCCGGCGAACACCTTCATCGCCACGGCCGAGGCCGTCAGCCGGATCGGTGCCGTGCCCGTGCTGGTGGACGTGGACCCCCAGTTCCTGCTGATCGACCCCGAGGCGGCGCTCGCTGCCCTGACGGCGCGCACCCAGGCCGTCATGCCGGTTCACCTCTACGGCCAGACTGCGTTCGTCGAGCGGATCCGTCCGCAGGCCGAGCGGGCCGGCGTCGCGGTCATCGAGGACGCGGCCCAATCCCAGGGGGCATTCCGGCACGGTCGGATGGCCGGCAGCCTGGGGCTGGCGGCCGGCACCAGCTTCTATCCGGGGAAGAACCTCGGTGCCGCCGGGGACGCCGGTGCCGTGATGACCAATGACCCCGAGCTCGCGGCCCGCGTGCGGGTGCTGGGCGAGCACGGGAGCCCGTCCAAGTACCGGCACAGCACGGTCGGCATGAACTCGCGGCTGGACACGGTCCAGGCCGTGGTGCTGCGGGCCAAGCTGGCCCGGCTGGACCGGTGGAACGAGGGCCGCCGGGCTGCTGCGGCCCGGTACGCGGAGCTGCTGCGGCCGCTGGCCGATTCCGGCGACGTGTGGCTGCCCACCGCGGCCCAGGGCAATCACCACGTGTGGCACCTCTACACCGTCCAGCTCGAGAACCGAGACGCCGTACTGGAGGCCTTGCGCGCGGCGGGGATCGGGGCCGGGGTGCACTACCCGGTTCCCGTGCACCTCACCGGCGCCTACGGGCACCTCAGCCTGACCCGGGGAGCATTTCCCGTCACGGAGGCCGCGGCGGACCGGCTGCTCTCCCTGCCGATCTTCCCCCACATCACGGTGGAGCAGCAGGAACGCGTCGTGGCGGCCCTGGGCCGGGCCGTCGGCCGCAGCCGATCGACGTCCGTGGCGACGCCATGA
- a CDS encoding glycosyltransferase: MRIIVCPHDMGMGGSQLNALDLAAAVRDRGHHVMLYAAPGPLMDRAHVLGLDLTLSNTGLRLSTGWAAGLVRLARSWRADVVHTYEWAPSIGASFGAHGLFGVPQVMTVLSMEVPRFLPRHLDLVVGTRQLWAAADEHPHRHLMEPPIDTVVNTPSDPWPARQVFGISPEDLVISLVGRMTTDLDKSGGVIAAIAAVDRLAAREPAVLLLAGDGPELPRIRAVANRINTRHGRRVILTPGSLADPVPAYAAADVVLGMGSSVLRGMAFAKPAIVLGADGFCEPVTAQTLGAFDWQGFYGIGDGGEYPLLAPLTELARDATERRRRGEWSRSVVEDHHSLRRAALLLDNIYGNARERRSGVARRTASLARSAAGLGSFLSGRILDGSAAA, translated from the coding sequence ATGAGGATCATCGTCTGCCCGCATGACATGGGCATGGGGGGCAGTCAGCTCAATGCCCTTGACCTGGCGGCAGCGGTCCGGGATCGCGGTCACCACGTCATGCTGTACGCCGCACCCGGGCCACTGATGGACCGGGCACACGTCCTGGGCCTGGACCTGACCCTGTCCAACACCGGTTTGCGCCTTTCGACGGGCTGGGCGGCCGGGTTGGTGCGGCTGGCGCGCTCGTGGCGGGCAGACGTGGTGCACACCTATGAGTGGGCTCCGTCCATCGGGGCGTCCTTCGGGGCCCACGGCCTCTTCGGCGTCCCGCAGGTCATGACGGTGCTGTCCATGGAGGTTCCGCGGTTCCTGCCGCGGCACCTGGACCTGGTCGTCGGGACGCGGCAACTGTGGGCTGCCGCCGATGAGCACCCCCACCGGCACCTGATGGAACCGCCCATCGACACGGTCGTCAATACGCCCTCGGACCCGTGGCCCGCCCGGCAGGTCTTCGGGATCTCTCCGGAGGACCTGGTGATCTCCCTGGTCGGGCGGATGACCACCGACCTGGACAAGTCCGGTGGCGTCATCGCGGCCATCGCCGCCGTGGATCGCCTGGCGGCACGGGAGCCCGCTGTCCTGCTGCTCGCCGGAGACGGGCCGGAGCTGCCACGCATCCGGGCCGTGGCCAACCGGATCAACACCCGGCACGGCCGCCGAGTGATCCTGACCCCGGGCAGCCTTGCGGACCCTGTGCCGGCCTATGCCGCGGCGGACGTCGTGCTCGGCATGGGCAGCTCCGTCCTGCGCGGCATGGCCTTCGCGAAGCCGGCCATCGTGCTCGGGGCCGATGGCTTCTGCGAGCCGGTCACAGCCCAGACACTGGGCGCCTTCGACTGGCAGGGCTTCTACGGCATCGGCGATGGAGGGGAGTACCCGCTGTTGGCTCCCCTGACCGAGCTCGCCCGTGATGCCACCGAGCGACGCCGCCGCGGCGAGTGGTCCCGCTCTGTGGTGGAGGACCATCACAGCCTGCGCCGGGCCGCACTGCTCCTCGACAACATCTACGGCAACGCCCGGGAACGCCGCAGTGGTGTGGCCCGCCGGACGGCCTCGCTGGCCCGCTCGGCAGCCGGGCTCGGATCCTTCCTGTCCGGTCGGATCCTGGACGGGAGCGCCGCGGCATGA
- a CDS encoding lipopolysaccharide biosynthesis protein gives MSIRTVRATGMRGRRATTEVHTTVSAGIRRGLAWSTVSSMVLRLGTFSVGIFLARMFTPEQFGLYAVVLTVQTVMMTLADFGLSSDLIRSANHRAKAPTVATMGVLISAVLTGAMAAGSGWLADVLGAPGTGPVLAVMSLTLLIAGIGVVPYATLQRTFRQKQVFVIAVVDFVVGTVLLVALVLGGWGVMALAVSRVIAQLVAVILQFVLSGERPRYGFNRSLAKGVWLFGLPVAGANLLSWVLLGADKVLVSSLAGATVLGFYFLAFNISNWPMSVLGQVVRSVSLPAFSRVATGPGDRSLATALAPVWAVSVLVGGMLMFLAGPVIELVYGGRWLAAAPLLMVLAAFGALRTVLDLSTSYLLARGESGRVLRLQLAWMVVLLPLLVAGTLTGSGIGAAVGHVVSSIVLLALYARSLAVVGVDIAAVWAVFWPPLLAVIPAALATWLVTLAGPNPLVDLMGGGAAGTAVYGLVLYRWMRQRLSEARLLGADEVLEEEPDTAVPTARPVTVKTTDPVIQNPAIQHPATTSEATS, from the coding sequence ATGAGCATCCGGACCGTGCGGGCCACCGGCATGCGGGGGCGCCGGGCTACGACGGAGGTCCACACCACCGTCAGCGCCGGCATCCGGCGCGGCCTGGCCTGGAGCACCGTCAGCAGCATGGTGCTCCGCCTGGGGACGTTCTCCGTGGGCATCTTCCTGGCCCGGATGTTCACCCCGGAGCAGTTCGGGCTGTATGCCGTGGTGCTGACGGTTCAGACGGTGATGATGACGCTGGCAGACTTCGGGCTGAGTTCGGATCTGATCCGCTCCGCCAACCACCGCGCCAAGGCACCCACCGTGGCCACCATGGGAGTGCTCATCTCGGCGGTCCTCACGGGGGCCATGGCCGCCGGGTCGGGCTGGCTGGCGGACGTGCTGGGCGCCCCCGGAACGGGGCCGGTCCTTGCCGTGATGTCGCTGACCCTGTTGATCGCCGGCATCGGTGTGGTTCCCTATGCCACCCTGCAGAGGACCTTCCGGCAGAAGCAGGTCTTCGTCATCGCGGTGGTCGACTTCGTGGTCGGCACCGTCCTGCTGGTGGCCCTCGTGCTCGGTGGCTGGGGAGTCATGGCTCTCGCCGTGTCCCGCGTGATCGCCCAGCTCGTGGCCGTCATCCTGCAGTTCGTCTTGTCCGGGGAACGTCCCCGCTACGGCTTCAACCGGTCCCTCGCCAAGGGCGTCTGGCTCTTCGGGCTGCCGGTGGCCGGGGCCAACCTGTTGTCCTGGGTGCTGCTCGGGGCGGACAAGGTCCTCGTCTCATCCCTGGCCGGTGCCACCGTACTCGGGTTCTACTTCCTGGCGTTCAACATCTCCAACTGGCCGATGAGCGTGCTCGGGCAGGTCGTCCGCTCCGTCTCCCTGCCGGCCTTCTCACGCGTCGCCACTGGTCCGGGGGACCGCTCGCTGGCCACAGCGCTGGCCCCCGTGTGGGCCGTCTCGGTACTGGTGGGAGGCATGCTGATGTTCCTGGCGGGGCCGGTCATCGAGTTGGTCTACGGAGGCCGCTGGTTGGCCGCGGCACCCCTGTTGATGGTGCTGGCCGCCTTCGGGGCGCTGCGCACCGTCCTGGACCTGTCCACCTCCTACCTGCTGGCTCGCGGCGAGTCCGGCCGGGTGCTGCGATTGCAGCTCGCCTGGATGGTGGTGCTGCTGCCCTTGCTGGTGGCAGGCACCCTCACCGGCAGCGGCATCGGTGCCGCCGTGGGCCATGTGGTGTCCAGCATCGTCCTGCTCGCGCTGTACGCGCGCTCCCTGGCCGTGGTCGGGGTGGACATCGCCGCCGTCTGGGCCGTGTTCTGGCCGCCGCTGCTCGCGGTCATCCCGGCCGCTCTGGCCACCTGGCTCGTCACGCTGGCCGGCCCGAATCCCCTCGTGGACCTGATGGGGGGAGGCGCCGCCGGCACCGCCGTCTACGGGTTGGTCCTGTATCGGTGGATGCGCCAACGGCTCTCCGAAGCACGCCTTCTGGGAGCGGACGAGGTCCTTGAGGAGGAGCCTGACACCGCCGTCCCCACCGCCCGGCCGGTCACCGTGAAGACCACCGACCCTGTCATCCAGAACCCTGCCATCCAGCACCCTGCAACCACATCGGAGGCCACGTCTTGA
- a CDS encoding glycosyltransferase family A protein: MSTETAVIYHRTLSLPTHRNAAALPGTGHPLAAPAETTHVIGTVTVVIPCFNYGRFLHGAVTSVLSQDEVEVDVVIVDDCSTDDSVQISEGLAAADERVRVVRHVRNLGAVQTFNDGLAEARGEFLVRLDADDLLTPGSLARAVRLARRFPSVGLVYGHPVHFMDGQQLPPARDRATSWTVWPGASWVQERCADGRNVITSAEVLMRRSVVDRVGGQRDLAHTHDMEMWLRLASFSDVGYVHGADQAWHRDHQASLSAREVDIAVDLAERRLAFSTLFSGAVGSLPWAAEACRTVRDRLDRETLESLSHEVDANGGSSPVFARLLELELTPTRRNLTSRDRILRRAARSRGPADRALSLSRRAAARFRREREFRTWHQNGVYSR, from the coding sequence TTGAGCACTGAGACCGCCGTGATCTACCACCGCACCCTCTCCCTGCCCACCCACCGGAACGCCGCCGCCCTTCCCGGAACCGGGCATCCACTCGCCGCCCCTGCGGAGACCACCCACGTCATCGGAACGGTCACCGTGGTGATCCCGTGCTTCAACTACGGCCGATTCCTGCACGGTGCCGTCACCAGCGTGCTGTCCCAGGACGAAGTCGAGGTGGACGTGGTGATCGTGGATGACTGCTCCACGGATGACAGCGTCCAGATCTCCGAAGGCCTCGCCGCTGCCGACGAGCGTGTCCGGGTGGTGCGCCATGTGAGGAACCTGGGCGCCGTGCAGACCTTCAATGACGGCCTGGCTGAGGCGAGGGGCGAATTCCTCGTGCGGCTGGACGCTGACGACCTGCTGACCCCGGGTTCGCTGGCCCGGGCCGTCCGCCTGGCCCGCCGTTTTCCCTCCGTGGGCCTGGTGTACGGCCACCCGGTGCACTTCATGGACGGGCAGCAGCTGCCCCCGGCCCGGGACAGAGCCACCTCGTGGACCGTGTGGCCCGGGGCCAGCTGGGTCCAGGAGCGGTGTGCGGACGGTCGCAATGTCATCACCTCGGCCGAGGTGCTGATGCGCCGCTCCGTGGTGGACCGTGTGGGAGGCCAACGGGACCTGGCCCACACCCATGACATGGAGATGTGGCTTCGGCTGGCCTCGTTCAGTGACGTCGGGTACGTGCACGGGGCGGACCAGGCGTGGCACCGGGATCACCAGGCCAGTCTTTCCGCCCGTGAGGTGGACATCGCCGTGGACCTGGCAGAACGCCGGCTGGCCTTCAGCACGCTGTTCTCGGGGGCAGTCGGCAGCCTCCCCTGGGCCGCGGAGGCGTGCCGGACGGTGAGGGACCGGCTGGACCGGGAAACACTGGAATCGCTCTCACACGAGGTGGACGCCAACGGTGGCAGCTCCCCGGTGTTCGCCCGACTGCTCGAACTGGAGCTGACGCCCACCCGCCGGAACCTGACCTCGCGTGATCGCATCCTGCGCCGCGCCGCACGCTCCCGCGGTCCAGCCGACCGGGCGTTGTCCCTGAGCCGCCGGGCCGCCGCCCGGTTCCGGCGGGAACGGGAGTTCCGCACCTGGCACCAGAACGGGGTGTACTCCAGATGA
- a CDS encoding glycosyltransferase family 1 protein translates to MSTSTVIRTLGERIQRDGWASAARSASRKAGELAGRRLAWDEPSLPLAAEDIHDAGPVPAQPGRTVDRLRVGIVCFPPSAGSGGHTTLFRMVRALEERGHHCTLVFYDPLAGGVDRHEPVIRRAWPDLEADIASVDDGFGSYDAVVASSWETAHVVASRNRTAIGFYFIQDYEPFFFPHGYLYDLAESSYTLGLQNIALGGMVATEMRRQRDLEPDLLVPFGCDTATYRLLESPEPRHGIVYYAKRTVDRRGYLLAKETLERFHQLCPDQPIHIVGDRVRGWDIPVEQHGSVPPAALNQLYNRTIASLAMSFTNVSLVPGELLAAGNVPVLNDLPGPRLDLDSPDAVWVPGRPDALAAALAEVVRADAASIASRARRLALRPRPSWAAAQSMTADFIEDTVRRGTVPKPGEYHPPPEPARSSSDRAGLRTPERDIS, encoded by the coding sequence ATGAGCACGAGCACGGTCATCAGGACCCTGGGCGAACGGATCCAGCGTGACGGCTGGGCCAGCGCAGCACGGTCTGCCTCCCGGAAGGCCGGCGAACTCGCCGGCCGTCGTCTGGCCTGGGACGAGCCCTCTCTGCCCTTGGCAGCGGAGGACATCCACGACGCCGGCCCGGTCCCCGCCCAGCCGGGACGCACGGTGGACCGGCTGCGGGTGGGGATCGTCTGCTTCCCTCCCAGCGCCGGTTCCGGAGGGCATACGACCCTGTTCCGGATGGTCCGCGCCCTCGAGGAACGGGGACATCACTGCACCCTGGTGTTCTACGACCCCCTCGCGGGGGGAGTGGACCGTCACGAGCCGGTGATCCGCCGTGCCTGGCCGGACCTGGAAGCGGACATCGCCAGCGTGGACGACGGCTTCGGCAGCTACGACGCCGTGGTGGCCAGCTCCTGGGAGACCGCCCACGTGGTCGCCAGCAGGAACCGGACCGCGATCGGCTTCTACTTCATCCAGGACTATGAGCCCTTCTTCTTCCCCCACGGGTACCTGTACGACCTGGCGGAGTCCAGTTACACCCTCGGCCTGCAGAACATCGCGCTGGGCGGCATGGTGGCCACCGAGATGCGCCGCCAGCGGGACCTGGAACCGGACCTGCTGGTGCCGTTCGGCTGCGACACCGCCACCTACCGGTTGCTGGAATCCCCAGAACCCCGGCACGGCATCGTCTACTACGCCAAGAGGACCGTGGACCGGCGGGGCTATCTGCTCGCCAAGGAGACCCTGGAGCGCTTCCATCAGCTGTGCCCGGACCAGCCGATCCACATCGTGGGAGACAGGGTACGGGGCTGGGACATCCCCGTGGAGCAGCACGGATCCGTTCCCCCTGCCGCACTGAACCAGTTGTACAACCGCACCATCGCCTCCCTGGCCATGTCCTTCACCAACGTTTCGCTGGTTCCCGGCGAACTGCTGGCCGCGGGCAACGTCCCGGTCCTCAACGACCTGCCCGGGCCCCGCCTTGACCTGGACTCGCCGGACGCCGTGTGGGTCCCAGGACGTCCGGACGCCTTGGCCGCAGCGCTCGCCGAGGTGGTGCGGGCGGATGCTGCGAGCATCGCCAGCCGCGCTCGGCGCCTGGCCCTACGTCCGCGGCCGTCCTGGGCGGCGGCCCAGTCGATGACCGCGGACTTCATCGAGGACACGGTCCGGCGCGGCACCGTCCCGAAGCCCGGCGAGTACCACCCGCCACCCGAGCCTGCCCGGAGCTCGAGCGATCGGGCAGGACTCCGCACCCCCGAAAGGGACATCTCTTGA
- a CDS encoding DUF6492 family protein, whose protein sequence is MAVITPSYRPDLAGFRRLHASVRRHTDADVKHHVIVPGRDAALYRDMGSDRLVVWTYQDVLPAGLTATDRLAAATRMVPGLPASFNCAAINWRRPWKPVRGWVLQQIVKMCLVDHVEADVFVNIDSDVVLVRRLGPEHVVHGGTVRLYSREDSIGPDMRHYQWAETAHELLGLPWDQADSYPDHIAGLVSWDPRLLRACLDRVEEVSGTSWAPAIAERLRFSEDILYGTYVRAFGSEPDLLFQRDTTLCHSYWESEAMAADQVEPFVAGFKDEDCAVHIQSNTDTDDRVFSAVIERLSGAAPR, encoded by the coding sequence ATGGCCGTCATCACTCCCTCATACCGTCCGGACCTGGCCGGATTCCGCAGGCTGCACGCCTCGGTCCGTCGTCATACGGACGCTGACGTGAAGCACCATGTGATCGTCCCCGGGCGGGACGCAGCCCTGTACCGGGACATGGGGAGCGATCGTCTCGTGGTCTGGACCTATCAGGACGTGCTGCCCGCCGGTCTCACCGCCACCGACCGGCTGGCTGCGGCGACGAGGATGGTCCCCGGCCTGCCGGCATCGTTCAACTGTGCCGCCATCAACTGGCGACGGCCCTGGAAGCCGGTGCGGGGCTGGGTGCTGCAGCAGATCGTCAAGATGTGCCTGGTGGATCACGTGGAGGCAGACGTCTTCGTCAACATCGACTCGGATGTGGTCCTGGTCCGGCGCCTCGGCCCGGAGCATGTTGTCCACGGCGGTACTGTCCGCCTCTATAGCCGGGAGGACTCCATCGGCCCGGACATGCGGCACTACCAGTGGGCCGAGACCGCCCACGAGTTACTGGGACTGCCCTGGGATCAGGCGGACAGCTACCCGGACCACATCGCCGGCCTGGTGTCCTGGGACCCCCGCCTGTTGCGGGCCTGCCTGGACCGGGTCGAAGAGGTGTCCGGCACGTCATGGGCCCCAGCGATCGCGGAGCGACTGCGGTTCAGCGAGGACATCCTCTACGGCACCTACGTACGCGCCTTCGGCTCCGAGCCGGACCTGCTCTTCCAGCGGGACACGACCCTGTGCCACAGCTACTGGGAATCCGAGGCCATGGCCGCTGACCAGGTGGAGCCTTTCGTCGCCGGGTTCAAGGACGAGGACTGCGCCGTCCACATCCAGTCCAACACGGATACGGATGATCGGGTCTTCAGTGCCGTCATCGAGCGCCTGAGCGGAGCAGCACCACGATGA
- a CDS encoding O-antigen ligase, protein MTVLSTAPATTVQRPGRPVGGPLVLRWTMFLVVGFPAYLVWEPAGASGGVAQLLALALLGLWLASAVFGRFSVWEFRHPARVGMMVWLLVSLLSYASLMAGMSGTSTVVERAAADRWLLLLMAGIGLTLSITQCLLTREDVRRAVGWMLAGASVSGLVAALQFTTLTNPVDWLATFLPGFQDNGSGTPFQPRGSFTRVAGMTMHPIELGVVSSMLLPLSIWWGLFSTWSKAWRRWVPAVMLAICCVATVSRSAMLGLFVSAAVMIPYLPRTARRWALVAGPVFLIVLFVAIPGMVSTLFGTATAGSSDPSITARTDDYPLAWTLLVQLPIFGHGPGTWMPVNAMDIFDNEYLFTAVTMGVVGLAGLVIYLLVPALASMLAARYAPDPELRLLAGSIAAAMFVALASSAAFDSMSFKTFALLVPIFVGLAGTVWLLVLQQLNQTPGIERSTGNHATRKKYGGRPWIR, encoded by the coding sequence ATGACCGTCCTCAGCACGGCTCCCGCAACGACCGTCCAGCGGCCCGGCCGCCCGGTGGGTGGTCCCTTGGTGCTGCGCTGGACGATGTTCCTGGTGGTCGGATTCCCGGCCTATCTGGTCTGGGAGCCGGCCGGGGCCTCGGGCGGAGTGGCCCAGCTTCTCGCACTCGCCCTGCTCGGACTCTGGCTGGCATCGGCGGTGTTCGGACGGTTCTCCGTCTGGGAGTTCCGGCATCCGGCTCGCGTGGGCATGATGGTCTGGCTCCTGGTCTCGCTGTTGAGCTACGCCTCGCTGATGGCGGGAATGAGCGGCACCTCGACGGTGGTGGAACGGGCGGCTGCTGACCGATGGCTGCTGTTGTTGATGGCCGGGATCGGACTGACCCTGTCCATCACCCAGTGCCTGCTGACCCGCGAGGACGTCCGGCGGGCAGTGGGCTGGATGCTGGCCGGGGCCAGCGTGTCCGGCCTGGTGGCGGCGTTGCAGTTCACGACGTTGACGAATCCCGTCGACTGGCTTGCCACGTTCCTGCCGGGTTTCCAGGACAACGGCTCCGGCACGCCGTTCCAGCCGCGCGGGTCCTTCACCCGGGTGGCCGGCATGACCATGCACCCCATCGAACTGGGCGTGGTGAGCAGCATGCTCCTGCCCCTGTCGATCTGGTGGGGGCTGTTCTCCACGTGGTCCAAGGCGTGGCGGCGGTGGGTCCCGGCCGTGATGCTGGCGATCTGTTGCGTCGCCACCGTCTCCCGATCGGCCATGCTGGGCCTGTTCGTCAGCGCCGCAGTGATGATCCCGTACCTTCCCCGGACCGCGCGACGGTGGGCCCTGGTGGCTGGCCCGGTGTTCCTGATCGTGCTGTTCGTGGCCATCCCGGGGATGGTGTCCACACTGTTCGGCACCGCCACCGCGGGCAGTTCGGACCCGTCCATCACGGCCAGGACCGACGACTACCCACTGGCGTGGACACTCTTGGTCCAACTGCCGATCTTCGGCCACGGGCCCGGAACCTGGATGCCCGTCAATGCCATGGACATCTTTGACAACGAATACCTCTTCACGGCCGTCACCATGGGCGTCGTGGGACTGGCCGGACTGGTGATCTACCTGCTGGTGCCCGCGCTGGCGTCCATGCTGGCGGCCCGATACGCCCCGGACCCCGAACTGCGGCTGCTGGCGGGGAGCATTGCCGCTGCCATGTTCGTGGCCCTCGCCTCCTCGGCTGCGTTCGATTCGATGTCCTTCAAGACCTTCGCCCTGCTGGTGCCGATCTTCGTCGGCCTGGCGGGCACAGTCTGGCTTCTCGTCCTGCAACAGCTCAATCAGACCCCGGGGATCGAACGATCCACTGGAAACCACGCAACCCGCAAGAAATACGGAGGTAGACCATGGATCCGCTGA